The proteins below come from a single Poecilia reticulata strain Guanapo linkage group LG5, Guppy_female_1.0+MT, whole genome shotgun sequence genomic window:
- the LOC103465544 gene encoding red-sensitive opsin (The RefSeq protein has 5 substitutions compared to this genomic sequence), translated as MAEEWGKQVFAARRHEDTTRGAAFTYTNSNHTKDPFEGPNYHIAPRWVYNVSTLWMCIVVVLSVFTNGLVLVATAKFKKLRHPLNWILVNLAIADLGETVFASTISVCNQFFGYFILGHPMCVFEGFVVSTCGIAALWSLTIISWERWIVVCKPFGNVKFDAKWATGGIVFSWVWSAAWCAPPIFGWSRFWPHGLKTSCGPDVFSGSDDPGVLSYMIVLMITCCIIPLAIIILCYLAVWLAIHAVAMQQKESESTQKAEREVSRMVVVMIIAYCVCWGPYTFFACFAAANPGYAFHPLAAAMPAYFAKSATIYNPVIYVFMNRQFRTCIMQLFGKQVDDGSEVSTSKTEVSSVAPA; from the exons ATGGCAGAGGAATGGGGAAAACAAGTGTTTGCTGCCAGGCGTCACGAAGATACAACAAGAGGCGCCGCATTCACATACACAAACAGCAATCATACAAGAG ATCCCTTTGAAGGACCAAACTACCACATTGCTCCTCGATGGGTTTACAACSTCTCCACACTCTGGATGTGTATCGTGGTCGTTTTATCAGTCTTCACCAAYGGCCTCGTCTTGGTGGCCACAGCAAAGTTCAAGAAACTTCGTCATCCTCTCAACTGGATCTTGGTCAACCTTGCCATTGCTGATCTTGGAGAGACAGTCTTTGCCAGcaccatcagtgtgtgcaaCCAGTTCTTTGGATATTTCATTCTGGGACACCCAATGTGTGTCTTTGAAGGCTWTGTTGTCTCAACTTGTG GTATTGCTGCTCTGTGGTCCCTGACTATCATCTCTTGGGAGAGATGGATAGTTGTGTGCAAACCTTTTGGAAATGTCAAGTTCGATGCCAAGTGGGCCACAGGTGGAATAGTTTTCTCCTGGGTCTGGTCTGCAGYGTGGTGCGCTCCTCCCATCTTTGGATGGAGCAG GTTTTGGCCTCATGGACTGAAAACGTCCTGCGGACCCGATGTGTTCAGTGGAAGCGATGACCCAGGGGTCCTGTCCTACATGATTGTCCTCATGATTACATGTTGCATCATTCCTCTGGCTATCATCATCTTGTGCTACCTGGCTGTGTGGTTGGCCATCCATGCT GTTGCTATGCAGCAGAAGGAATCTGAGTCGACCCAGAAAGCTGAGAGAGAAGTGTCCAGGATGGTTGTAGTCATGATCRTAGCTTACTGTGTCTGCTGGGGACCCTACACCTTCTTCGCCTGCTTTGCCGCAGCCAACCCTGGATAYGCCTTCCATCCTTTGGCCGCTGCCATGCCTGCATACTTTGCCAAAAGCGCCACCATCTACAACCCTGTTATCTATGTCTTCATGAACCGACAG TTCCGCACATGCATCATGCAGCTCTTTGGCAAACAGGTGGATGATGGTTCTGAAGTGTCCACATCAAAGACAGAGGTCTCCTCTGTGGCTCCTGCATAA